A single Streptococcus thermophilus DNA region contains:
- the pepF gene encoding oligoendopeptidase F, whose translation MSDNRCHLEEKYTWDLTTIFATDADWETEYESIVQDLKKASSFAGHLLDSAKNLLEATELYMSLMRRLEKIYVYASMKNDQDTTVGLYQEYNAKASNLYSQLSEAFAYFEPEFMALESEKLVSFKEQEPGLGLYDHYFERLLANKDHVLSQEAEELLAAAGDIFNGPTDTFNVLDNADILFPWVSDGQGDVIELTHGNFITLMESKNREVRKGAYEAMYRTYEQFQHTYAQTLQGVVKVHNYMAKVRHYNSARHAALAANFIPESVYDSLLESVNKHLPLLHRYLDLRKKVLELDKLKMYDVYAPLSETETALTYEEALKKAEEVLAIFGEEYSKGVHAAFTERWIDVHPNKGKRSGAYSGGAYDTNAFMLLNWQDTLDNLFTLVHETGHSLHSTFTRQTQPYVYGDYPIFLAEIASTTNENILTETLLKEVNDDKTRFAILNHYLDGFKGTVFRQTQFAEFEHAIHEADASGQILTADFMNKLYADLNEKYYNLKAEDNYEIQFEWERIPHFYMNYYVYQYATGFAAASYLAEKIVHGNEEDKEAYLTYLKAGSSDYPLEVIKKAGVDMTNTDYLDAAFKVFEDRLVELEALVEKGVHLS comes from the coding sequence ATGTCAGACAATCGTTGTCATTTAGAAGAAAAATATACATGGGATTTGACCACCATTTTTGCGACAGACGCTGATTGGGAGACTGAATATGAAAGCATTGTTCAGGATTTGAAGAAGGCTAGTTCCTTTGCTGGTCACCTCTTGGACTCAGCCAAGAATTTGCTTGAAGCAACAGAACTTTATATGAGTTTGATGCGTCGTTTGGAAAAAATCTACGTTTATGCGTCAATGAAAAATGACCAAGATACAACGGTAGGTCTTTACCAAGAGTACAATGCCAAAGCCTCAAACCTATACTCACAGTTGAGTGAAGCCTTTGCCTACTTTGAGCCTGAGTTTATGGCTTTGGAATCTGAAAAATTAGTATCCTTCAAAGAACAAGAGCCAGGTCTTGGACTTTATGACCACTATTTCGAACGTCTTTTGGCAAACAAAGACCACGTTCTTTCTCAAGAAGCAGAAGAACTCTTGGCAGCAGCTGGTGATATTTTTAACGGTCCAACGGATACCTTCAACGTCTTGGATAATGCTGATATCCTCTTTCCATGGGTATCGGATGGTCAAGGGGATGTGATTGAGTTGACACATGGTAACTTTATCACCCTCATGGAATCTAAGAATCGTGAAGTCCGTAAGGGAGCCTATGAAGCTATGTATAGAACTTATGAGCAGTTCCAACATACCTATGCACAAACACTTCAAGGCGTTGTCAAGGTTCACAATTATATGGCTAAAGTTCGTCACTATAATTCGGCACGTCATGCAGCACTTGCAGCTAACTTTATTCCAGAAAGTGTTTACGACTCACTCTTAGAATCAGTGAATAAGCATTTGCCACTTTTGCACCGTTACCTTGATTTGCGTAAGAAGGTGTTGGAACTTGATAAGCTTAAGATGTATGATGTTTATGCACCACTTTCTGAGACAGAGACTGCTCTTACTTATGAAGAAGCCCTCAAGAAAGCAGAGGAAGTCTTGGCTATCTTTGGTGAGGAGTATAGTAAAGGGGTTCATGCAGCCTTTACGGAACGTTGGATTGATGTCCACCCTAACAAAGGGAAACGTTCAGGTGCCTACTCAGGTGGTGCCTATGATACCAATGCTTTCATGCTTTTGAACTGGCAAGACACTTTGGACAATCTCTTTACCTTGGTTCACGAGACTGGCCACAGTTTGCATTCAACTTTCACACGTCAGACACAACCATATGTTTACGGAGATTACCCAATCTTCTTGGCTGAAATTGCGTCTACAACTAATGAAAATATCTTGACAGAAACACTTCTTAAAGAAGTTAACGATGATAAGACACGTTTTGCTATCCTTAACCACTATTTAGATGGATTTAAGGGAACCGTCTTCCGTCAAACGCAATTTGCCGAGTTTGAGCATGCTATCCATGAAGCGGATGCATCGGGTCAAATCTTGACAGCAGACTTCATGAATAAGCTTTATGCAGACCTCAATGAGAAATACTATAACCTTAAAGCTGAAGATAACTATGAAATTCAGTTTGAGTGGGAACGTATTCCGCATTTCTACATGAATTACTATGTTTATCAATATGCTACAGGATTTGCAGCAGCAAGCTACTTGGCAGAAAAGATTGTTCACGGTAATGAAGAAGATAAAGAAGCTTACCTTACGTACCTTAAGGCAGGTAGCTCAGACTATCCTTTGGAAGTCATCAAGAAAGCTGGTGTTGACATGACCAACACTGACTACTTGGATGCAGCTTTCAAGGTTTTCGAAGACCGCTTAGTTGAATTGGAAGCCTTGGTTGAAAAAGGTGTTCATCTTTCTTAA
- a CDS encoding YdbC family protein, protein MATLSSNEAGWRKELNRVSWNDAEPKYDIRSWKNDHSRVGKGVTLFKDEMKVLADAIKQINLNKNQKED, encoded by the coding sequence ATTGCCACACTATCAAGCAATGAAGCAGGATGGCGAAAGGAACTCAATAGAGTTTCTTGGAATGATGCTGAGCCAAAATATGATATTCGGTCATGGAAAAATGACCATTCACGAGTTGGCAAAGGTGTCACACTTTTCAAGGACGAGATGAAAGTCCTTGCAGATGCAATTAAACAAATCAATCTAAACAAAAATCAGAAAGAGGATTAA
- a CDS encoding peptidyl-prolyl cis-trans isomerase produces MAKENENLESTEETVEEVVADEDTEQEQLDRQKEEEESIALASEKAKEKAKRAKTKKTRDAVKTSSGAPFLRGLALVAVSALVGAGAMYISLGNKTTEETILVSMKGDTVTVGDVFNSLKGSNQTQQSVLSATLQKVLEKEYGSKVSKEDVDKAYKQASEQYGDQFSQVLAAYGQTEESYRTQIRTQKLVEYAVNQAAQKDLTEANYKAAYDNYTPNTEVQVVSTTDKAVADKVASEAKAEGADFSKVAKDNSLKVTSKTVNSASQDFPTDVLTAAFKQDANAVSDVVTVSNSSTGAATYYVVKTVSKSEKNADWKNYKDDLTKVIINGKKADTNFTNSVIAKVLKKYNVKVVDKSFSAILDQYVTGSGASSSSTSSSSK; encoded by the coding sequence ATGGCTAAAGAAAATGAAAACCTTGAGTCAACAGAAGAAACTGTTGAAGAGGTTGTAGCAGATGAAGATACAGAACAAGAGCAACTTGATCGTCAAAAAGAAGAAGAGGAAAGCATTGCCCTCGCCAGTGAAAAAGCGAAAGAAAAAGCTAAACGTGCTAAAACTAAGAAAACTCGTGATGCTGTTAAAACAAGTTCAGGTGCTCCCTTCCTCCGAGGTCTTGCCCTTGTAGCTGTTTCAGCCCTTGTTGGTGCTGGTGCTATGTATATTTCTCTGGGAAACAAAACGACTGAAGAAACAATCTTAGTATCTATGAAAGGTGATACTGTTACTGTTGGGGATGTCTTTAATTCACTTAAAGGTAGTAACCAAACACAACAAAGTGTTTTGAGTGCAACGTTGCAAAAGGTCCTTGAAAAAGAATACGGTAGCAAGGTCAGCAAAGAAGATGTTGATAAAGCCTATAAACAAGCTTCAGAACAATACGGAGACCAATTTTCACAAGTGCTTGCAGCCTATGGTCAGACAGAAGAGTCATACCGTACTCAAATCCGTACACAGAAATTGGTTGAGTACGCTGTTAACCAAGCTGCACAAAAAGATTTGACGGAAGCAAATTACAAGGCTGCTTATGATAATTACACACCAAATACAGAGGTGCAAGTAGTTTCAACTACTGATAAAGCTGTGGCAGATAAAGTAGCCTCTGAAGCTAAAGCAGAAGGAGCAGACTTCTCGAAAGTTGCTAAGGATAACAGCTTGAAAGTAACTTCTAAGACAGTTAACTCGGCTTCTCAAGACTTCCCAACAGATGTTTTGACAGCGGCTTTCAAGCAAGATGCTAATGCCGTTTCTGATGTAGTGACTGTTTCAAATAGCTCAACTGGTGCTGCAACTTACTACGTCGTCAAAACTGTTTCAAAATCTGAGAAAAATGCAGATTGGAAAAACTATAAAGATGATTTGACTAAGGTTATCATCAATGGTAAGAAAGCTGATACTAATTTCACTAACTCAGTAATTGCCAAGGTTCTTAAAAAATACAATGTTAAGGTTGTAGATAAATCCTTTAGTGCAATTCTTGACCAGTATGTGACTGGTTCTGGAGCTTCATCAAGTTCAACATCAAGCTCTAGCAAATAA
- a CDS encoding lactose transporter, giving the protein MSETKYHFRREGNHFKLSSSQNRSEQAERPTPVQPIAPKRVKRSIWSRIGSFFGILFSGFVMILGFLIATPFFLLSVLWNWVIMFIGLSIFWVLSFFAFHAFVLDSVEAGNPFESGWTVFIILMIALLGAILSTIAQIRE; this is encoded by the coding sequence ATGTCAGAAACCAAGTATCATTTTAGACGAGAAGGGAATCACTTTAAGCTGTCATCGTCTCAAAATCGTTCAGAACAAGCTGAAAGACCTACGCCTGTTCAGCCAATAGCTCCTAAGCGAGTAAAACGCTCAATTTGGTCTAGAATTGGTTCGTTCTTTGGGATTCTTTTTTCAGGATTTGTGATGATTTTAGGTTTCTTGATAGCGACTCCCTTTTTCCTCTTAAGCGTTCTTTGGAACTGGGTAATTATGTTTATTGGTCTGTCTATATTTTGGGTTTTATCTTTCTTTGCGTTTCATGCGTTTGTTTTAGATAGTGTAGAAGCAGGGAATCCATTTGAATCAGGTTGGACAGTATTTATTATCCTTATGATTGCCTTGCTAGGTGCTATTTTATCTACGATAGCTCAAATAAGAGAATAA
- a CDS encoding O-methyltransferase produces the protein MVKSYSKNANHNMRRPIVNKDIVDYMRTHLKESTGHLAELEVFARKENIPIIQHEVVAYFRFLLQTLQPKKILEVGTAIGFSALLMAEYAPDAQITTVDRNEEMIGFAKENLAKYDSRKQITLVEGDAAEVLQDLDIDYDFVFMDSAKSKYIVFLPEILKRLTVGGVIVFDDIFQGGDIAKDIMEVRRGQRTIYRGLHRLFDATLDNPDLTASLIPMSDGLLMIRKNSENVILPD, from the coding sequence ATGGTTAAATCATATAGTAAAAATGCAAATCACAACATGCGTCGTCCTATAGTAAACAAGGATATCGTGGACTACATGCGAACGCATCTTAAGGAGAGTACAGGGCACTTGGCTGAACTGGAGGTCTTTGCTCGTAAGGAGAATATTCCGATTATCCAACACGAGGTTGTTGCATATTTCCGATTTTTGTTGCAGACCTTACAGCCTAAGAAAATTCTTGAGGTAGGAACAGCTATTGGTTTTTCAGCCCTTCTTATGGCTGAATATGCACCTGATGCTCAGATTACGACAGTTGATCGTAATGAAGAAATGATTGGCTTTGCCAAGGAAAATCTAGCTAAGTATGACAGTCGCAAACAAATTACCTTGGTCGAAGGAGATGCTGCCGAGGTATTGCAAGACTTAGACATAGATTATGATTTTGTCTTTATGGACTCAGCCAAGTCTAAATATATCGTCTTTCTGCCTGAAATCTTAAAACGTCTTACAGTTGGTGGTGTCATTGTCTTTGATGATATTTTCCAAGGTGGGGATATTGCCAAAGACATCATGGAGGTTCGTCGTGGTCAGCGAACTATCTATCGTGGCTTGCATCGCCTTTTTGATGCGACTTTAGATAACCCTGATTTGACTGCTAGTTTGATACCTATGAGTGATGGACTTCTTATGATTCGGAAAAACTCTGAAAATGTTATTTTGCCAGATTAA
- a CDS encoding replication initiator protein A, with product MAYGRISLEQALNSENFYRLPKVVIKSKYYRKLKAEAKLLFMLCRDRLSASLDSTRKGDYRFVDDVGDVFIYYAIDELAEDLGCGRAKVIRLKKELIKFGLIDEVRQGLSKANRIYVKNVVTDIEMLNMDFEEAQTLLNPVKSTEVPKSNFKKSQNRTSRSSKETLQEVPKSHSTYIKESEIKESNNKVSHFDDDEEIDSQIFEEEKIPSVISRKVDKATKYDREYIYSLVHDQLLKENFSQTSADYAMIHFDDRYKYALENMRFAHSSEVIAEYVFNGILAEVNQSMRKEQNKDIV from the coding sequence ATGGCTTACGGTAGAATTTCTTTAGAGCAGGCTTTGAATAGTGAAAACTTTTACAGACTCCCTAAAGTCGTTATTAAGAGCAAATATTATCGCAAATTAAAAGCAGAAGCAAAATTATTGTTTATGCTTTGTAGAGACCGTCTAAGTGCTTCGCTAGATAGCACTAGAAAAGGTGATTATCGGTTTGTAGATGATGTAGGAGATGTTTTTATTTACTACGCCATAGATGAACTGGCTGAAGACCTTGGTTGCGGTAGAGCAAAAGTTATTAGATTAAAAAAAGAGCTTATAAAATTTGGTCTGATTGATGAAGTTAGACAAGGTCTAAGTAAAGCTAATCGTATTTATGTTAAGAACGTTGTTACTGACATAGAAATGCTTAATATGGATTTTGAAGAAGCTCAAACCCTCTTAAACCCAGTAAAATCAACTGAAGTTCCAAAATCGAACTTCAAGAAATCTCAAAATCGAACTTCAAGAAGTTCCAAAGAAACACTTCAAGAAGTACCAAAATCGCACTCAACTTATATTAAAGAGAGTGAGATTAAAGAGAGTAATAATAAAGTCAGTCATTTTGATGACGATGAGGAGATAGATTCTCAAATTTTTGAAGAAGAAAAAATACCTTCTGTTATTTCAAGAAAAGTTGATAAAGCTACCAAGTATGACCGTGAGTATATCTATAGCTTGGTACATGACCAGTTGCTAAAAGAGAATTTCTCTCAAACGTCTGCTGACTATGCGATGATTCATTTTGATGACCGCTACAAGTACGCTTTAGAAAATATGAGGTTTGCTCATTCTTCTGAGGTAATTGCTGAATATGTTTTTAATGGCATATTAGCTGAAGTAAATCAGTCGATGCGTAAGGAACAGAATAAAGACATAGTCTAA
- a CDS encoding type IV secretion system protein, whose protein sequence is MDNITNSLAEYSSTVNQYADKIGNALLPVASILILTFFLFDILSWNRRLGQEGGSLTIQLWMEVALGYVIAFILVYNFSEIFDFIVLVFNKGIALVNGVLPKNTFKSDVDTSGISGWIMKQIVKLVGWATEFVANVSTKILVFMRFFQMYILKAVGPLIIAFFMSEQTRQIAINFFKLFASYALQGLLLVIIVKLYPALVTDDMLKAGEGDWVTAFASIAKSIVYIIALFGSQRLAKTLLNAM, encoded by the coding sequence ATGGATAATATCACAAATTCTCTAGCTGAATATAGTTCAACAGTCAATCAGTATGCGGATAAAATTGGAAATGCGTTGTTACCAGTAGCATCTATCTTGATTCTAACCTTCTTTCTCTTTGATATTTTGTCATGGAATCGCAGGTTAGGACAAGAAGGTGGTAGCTTGACCATTCAGCTTTGGATGGAAGTAGCGCTAGGCTATGTGATAGCTTTTATCTTGGTTTACAACTTTTCAGAAATTTTCGATTTTATCGTCTTGGTATTTAACAAGGGAATAGCTCTTGTCAATGGTGTTCTGCCAAAGAACACATTCAAATCAGATGTAGATACTTCAGGAATCAGCGGTTGGATAATGAAGCAGATAGTAAAATTGGTTGGTTGGGCAACTGAATTTGTTGCTAATGTAAGTACAAAGATTTTAGTCTTTATGAGATTCTTTCAAATGTATATTTTGAAAGCAGTTGGTCCACTCATTATAGCTTTCTTCATGTCAGAACAAACAAGGCAAATTGCAATTAACTTTTTCAAGCTCTTTGCATCTTACGCTTTACAAGGCTTGCTTCTAGTCATTATTGTCAAGCTCTATCCTGCTCTGGTTACGGATGATATGCTTAAGGCTGGTGAGGGAGATTGGGTGACAGCTTTTGCATCAATTGCGAAAAGTATTGTTTATATCATTGCGCTCTTTGGTAGCCAACGATTGGCAAAAACTCTCTTAAATGCCATGTAA
- a CDS encoding VirB4-like conjugal transfer ATPase, CD1110 family, with translation MILNLGRKSKKLTKAEKERKARLKRSLKASTQNTIKYNSLFENGLMHIAKNEWSRTYRLGDVAYLSANQDEKIDVIDTHAEALNSLDAGTTFQLLVINRRIEDNAVDQIKYDEVGDGFDNFRKEYNEMIESRFSSDSKNFQVEKYVTLKTEAYNRGQADANLSELGNSLENQYSQMDIAFEEMDGKARLDVFAELLLGKHKLPYTFRDIALSELHTKDFIAPNRLHFLENRFRINEGVAKVMYARNFPTFLTDRMIKNLTDIGVELAITVQAEPYEPSGFMKKINNADTTIKAEMVKAQRSGAQEGIDQELAVSGRAREVSESTRRWKEEIDDNDQKAFSGLIAIYFKAEDEEELKSITDKIQIASRKVGVDFQECYYYQEEGLNTILPIGHTFLNVKRRFVRDMTTANLATQVPFTNVDLKSESERALYYGQNQLSNNVITVDRKADLNTGSGVVLGSSGSGKSVTVKTMEIIPTFLKNPEDRIIIVDPEDEYSDIGREFGAQLVDIFIGSKSHLNLMDLPDMSQLKDEDDDPIGDKSNLLMGLFESILDEVGDIQYTIIDRVTRETYKRFEGVDRTPTLKDWHDILQEQEEPEAHELALKSEIYAKGSQNIFAHETNVDITDRFVVFNLKRLSGKLKPFAMMVIQDYIWNQVVASQGKLTTRIYFDEVQLFFKEEAQAIFFTELYSRVRKYGAIATAITQNIETLMNKEEGRKLVSNSEFMILLKHKKSDLVALSKAITLTPTLTRYIEKPKSKGTGLIVAGQVVVPFENPIPKHTRLFELVATDA, from the coding sequence ATGATTTTAAATCTTGGAAGAAAATCAAAGAAACTGACGAAAGCTGAAAAGGAACGTAAAGCACGGCTGAAACGCTCCTTGAAAGCTTCAACTCAGAATACAATTAAATACAATAGCCTATTTGAAAATGGGCTGATGCATATTGCAAAAAATGAATGGTCACGAACCTACCGCTTGGGAGACGTGGCTTATCTTTCAGCCAATCAGGATGAAAAGATTGACGTGATTGACACACACGCCGAAGCGCTCAACTCACTAGATGCAGGGACGACTTTTCAGCTCTTAGTTATCAATCGCAGGATTGAAGACAATGCCGTTGACCAAATCAAATATGATGAAGTGGGTGACGGCTTTGATAATTTTCGTAAGGAATACAATGAGATGATTGAAAGCCGTTTTTCAAGTGATTCAAAGAATTTTCAAGTTGAAAAATATGTCACCTTAAAGACAGAAGCCTACAATCGAGGGCAGGCAGATGCTAACCTGAGTGAATTAGGCAACTCCCTTGAAAATCAATACTCTCAGATGGATATTGCTTTTGAGGAAATGGATGGGAAGGCACGGCTAGATGTGTTTGCGGAGCTACTTCTAGGGAAGCACAAACTCCCGTACACTTTCCGAGATATAGCCTTGTCTGAATTGCATACCAAAGATTTTATCGCCCCTAACAGGCTTCATTTTTTGGAAAATCGTTTCCGTATCAATGAAGGGGTCGCTAAGGTCATGTATGCCCGAAACTTCCCAACCTTCCTGACTGACCGCATGATTAAGAACTTAACGGATATTGGCGTTGAATTGGCTATCACGGTTCAAGCTGAACCTTATGAACCTTCAGGCTTCATGAAGAAGATTAACAACGCTGACACCACCATCAAGGCTGAGATGGTTAAGGCACAACGTTCAGGGGCACAGGAAGGGATTGACCAAGAATTGGCGGTTAGTGGTCGAGCACGTGAGGTCTCTGAATCTACGAGACGGTGGAAGGAAGAGATTGACGACAATGACCAAAAAGCCTTTTCAGGGCTGATTGCCATTTATTTTAAGGCTGAAGATGAAGAGGAGCTGAAAAGTATCACGGATAAAATTCAGATCGCTTCCCGTAAGGTGGGCGTAGATTTTCAAGAATGTTATTACTATCAGGAGGAGGGACTAAACACCATCCTTCCTATCGGTCATACCTTCTTAAATGTCAAACGTCGTTTTGTCCGTGATATGACCACAGCCAACCTTGCAACTCAAGTTCCCTTTACTAACGTTGACCTCAAATCAGAAAGTGAACGGGCGCTATACTACGGACAAAATCAACTGTCTAACAACGTTATTACCGTTGATCGTAAGGCTGACCTGAACACAGGGTCAGGCGTGGTACTTGGGTCTTCAGGGTCAGGGAAATCTGTTACCGTGAAGACTATGGAAATTATACCAACCTTCCTGAAGAACCCTGAAGACCGTATCATCATTGTTGACCCTGAAGATGAATACTCTGATATTGGGCGAGAATTTGGGGCGCAGTTGGTGGATATTTTCATCGGGTCTAAGTCTCATTTGAATCTGATGGACTTGCCTGATATGAGTCAGCTGAAAGATGAAGATGATGACCCTATTGGGGATAAGTCGAACTTGCTGATGGGGTTGTTTGAGTCAATTCTTGACGAAGTGGGAGATATTCAATACACGATTATTGACCGTGTGACTCGTGAAACTTACAAACGCTTTGAAGGAGTTGATAGAACCCCAACCCTCAAGGATTGGCATGATATTCTTCAGGAGCAAGAAGAACCTGAAGCACATGAGCTAGCCCTGAAGTCAGAAATCTATGCCAAAGGGTCACAGAATATTTTTGCGCACGAAACAAACGTAGATATTACTGACCGCTTTGTGGTCTTCAATCTGAAGCGCTTATCAGGAAAACTCAAACCCTTTGCCATGATGGTTATTCAAGACTATATTTGGAATCAGGTTGTCGCTTCACAAGGGAAGTTGACCACTCGTATCTACTTTGACGAGGTTCAACTGTTCTTCAAGGAAGAAGCACAGGCAATCTTCTTTACAGAACTTTATTCTCGGGTTCGTAAATATGGAGCGATTGCAACAGCCATCACTCAAAATATTGAAACCCTGATGAATAAAGAAGAAGGGCGAAAGTTGGTCTCAAATAGTGAATTTATGATTCTTCTGAAGCATAAGAAATCAGACCTTGTGGCTCTCTCAAAAGCAATCACGTTAACACCAACCTTAACTCGGTATATTGAAAAGCCAAAATCGAAAGGAACAGGGCTGATTGTAGCCGGTCAAGTTGTTGTGCCATTTGAAAATCCGATTCCAAAGCATACAAGACTGTTTGAGCTTGTGGCAACGGATGCTTAG